The Daphnia pulex isolate KAP4 chromosome 7, ASM2113471v1 genome includes the window ACTCTTTCTACACCAAATTTAATACCGGATCAGTTTCAATCCCGTGGCAGACCGAGGTGATAACCTCCGCACCCGAAattgaaacttttaaaattaatgcaTTCTTTATTGGTGggatatcttttaaaaaaaaatagatgattGAAACGGAATGTTTCAAAGAACTCAATGTTTTCGGACCGGATGAAACACGCACTCCCGACTTGATCCTCGAACAGCCACCAGCGCCGGAAAACCACAGTTGTTTTCCGTTCCGACGGagggtaaaatttttttttttatattttaacagAAATCTCGTTTCATAATTatgttttctctctcacacatTCGTTTATGTGTATAATCTCGGTCAAAGTGATTACGACTTTtggttcgttttttattttaacgatcTTTCTTATATTTTGCAGAGAAAGCAGCCCGGCTATCGTACGAAATGAGCAATCAACAAAAGGATATTAACACCACACACCATCGCCagggtttttttcccccttctctctccctATTACTCATTTCGACGGATTGGCGGCACCATGCAACATCTGGATGCagccgaaaaacaaaagactccGTTGATTGATGGATTTAATTGACGCGCATATTATGAAGAGAGGTCACGTTCTGCTACTATAACTACTCGTATGTATGTAGTAACTTCTTCCTccccattatttttttttcatatccgTACCCAATCTTATTCTTTGTGACTAACGTTCTCGCTGACTCCGTCCCCGAAATAATGGGACCTCCCAATttgaccctttttttttaaagaaaagatgtGAACGGGACAATTTTCTAATCCCTtcttaaactaaaaatttaagaGAGACCGCGGGTCCTTTCGAAACAggagcttttttttaacacacgTATAATTAaacgtcatctttttttttggaggaTGTCGTAAAAAAGGGAATCCAAGAAATAACGTTTAGGAAATTCAGTTAGGAGCGGAATTTTTgagaacttattttttaacataCACACACCTCATTGTGTTTTTTGCTCAGTAAAGGTCGCTgaccttttctccttttttaaaaatttctttttatcttttcactGGCCAGAACAACAcaagcgcaaaaaaaaagtaatttccCAGTCCAGCCTGTCCCCTCTTCCCTCATTCTGAAGTACAAACTGTCGGTGCAATGTGAAATGTCCGTTTTGTGTGTACTACTGTATGCGTATTGAAGGCGGTCGTGGGCCGGCACACGTcagggttttctttctttcattcttcccTCTCCCTTCTATCTTTTTCTGTTCTCGCTGTCCCCCTCCGTATTTGTTCTCTGAATCTAAATAATCGATAGTTTAGGGCACAAATCccacatgattttttttcaagcttttttccgctttttaCAAGAAATTAACCTGTCcgacaaaaggaaaacgacAAACGCACCTATTACGTATTCACGTACACAATGTGTGCACAATCGCTGACTTGCTGCTGCTTTATTTGATATAACTCAATTCCATGTGTGTCATTTCGACGAAGGATCGGATCGATAGTAGAAGAAAGGCATTTCTCTCTGTTCTCCGCCctcgtttattattattattaattgcaATGGGATATTTCAAAAGTGACGTTGATTTATACAACGCATGTGTACGGACTTCCGGTCTCTCTCAGCCGTCTTACGTGACGgtcagaaaaaatattgagaacctataagaaaacaaaatgtagaaaaacacacacacaaaaggttGAATAATATTCGATTTGTTTGAGTCAATTGTTTCGTCGGTTTATGATTAAAGAaagcagaaacaaaaaggaaacgcttttttttttcaaggagGTCGTATGTTTGCCTACTCCAAATATTgtacgtatgtgtgtgtgtgtgtctgcgtAGGTGTGAATGTGTTTGGTtagtttgttctttttttttattttaatatttctctGTTTCCTTTCcccccaaacacacacactctctttTTAATCTATCCAGATGTTTGTCGCCCATCAAAAACATTTGGCCTCCCTCCCCAaactattttggaaaaaaaaggaaaacatttttactaaaaacgacgaaaacaacaaaaaattgcttttttattgtttcgaTTCCGTTGTTGGTTGGATGACGTTTTTCACACTCGGActctttacattttcatctgtttttaattttcctcgTGACgaattgtttctttatttttccagtaATAATTTATTATGATTAATGATCAATCACAATGCGGCGCCGGGATAATTCTAGTTGCATCTAATTGCGtttgggggggaggagggttgtctttatttgattattttgtctcatttttcctgtaattttttttttcttcttttccttgacACCCGTGATGAAAGACGGTGTCTGTTCTGTTTGTTCTCTTTCTATAGTTGCGTCTCTTTATTTGGTAACACTGTAAAGaaaatgaggaagaaaaaaagacatcttttttttctgttctctTTCTGTGACCAGGACCTTCTCTTGTATTACCCgttctctatctctttttGTGGGTCGTAATATAATATctaatatttacttttttgtgtCCATTGAAAACGTAAAAtcccaaaagacaaaaaaaaaactattctcTTATCAATTGTACTCTCACACCAATACCTTTGATTGATCCCGGCCATCcatcagacaacaacaacaacaatttggataaaagaaaaaaaaagcgaagaaacaataattttcGATTCTCTGTTTTTTGTCCTCCACAATCATTTTTGTTCGTGTATCTTTGTACCGTGTACATGACGTTGGGAAAGAATCAATGAGAGatgaagtcaacagaaagcgaGTCTCTACTAAAGTTATCGATTAGCGAACGAAATGGAAGCGCATCTCCGACGTGTACGTACACAAGAATCTCGAAGCATTCCCATCCTCTGACTATAGTTTTGGAGGGGGAGTAGTTGTAGGAGGAGCTTGATTCCAGTTATCGATCCATCCTTTTGAGCTCCGAGTAcaacaactctctctctctcgaattCGCTAAAAGCCTAAGAGATAAATTCCGAACTTTGGGTcggatggaaaagaaaaagctttgtAGTCTTGCGTGCCACACATACACCCAAGGTTATATGCCTGTGCTACACCACACAGAGTCGTCGACGTAATCCTGAAACGGCCAAAATAGAGTGGCAATCCTTGTTTCTtcgtttccccctttttttttcccgaaaaagcTAGGCGCTTGAGAGGCGAGTTAAATAGACGATGCCGAGCTGCTACCGCGCCACAATGGATCAACTTCTACACGCCAACATCGCGTGATCGCATCGGCGTCCAATCCTGACACCACCACTCACTTTATCTAATAAACAAGGGACGAGAGTACCAAGTTTGGGAGCGCTTCAATTATCGGCGGCAGATAAAACTGTGTGTGAAAACCCTgctcaaaagacaacaaaggcgcagaaatgattaaaattgaGAGGCTGAGCTATTTTCATCAGTTGTTGTCTAATCTTCGGCGCCTCGAGAGACTCAAAGATGATGCGACGGCAGCAACTTACTTTTCCAACTCTTGTTTTATTAGTTTTGATTAATAACAGTCTTGGATACGAGATTGACCTGTCGACTGCCAACGGCTATGTATGGAGTGCTGCTTTGCCTAACAAAAGTAATTATTGTCGTTTAATATTTACATCGTGTCGCttaattaatgtttttattttatttttaggcaTCGCGGTTCCTGGAAGAGTTCCGGGCAGTATTTACACTGACCTAGATGAAGCTAAAATTTTTAGTGGAGGTCCgttattatttcgtttcaaTGATTTAGATTACCGTTGGGTCTCTTATGAAGATTGGGATTATTCCCTGACATTCaatggtattttttcttttaactaaTTTTGACGATTTCATGTTGTAACTTAAGTTGATCAATTTAGTTACGGCGAATGTAGCGTCGTATTCGGCAGTCGATCTGGTTTTCTACGGGTAAGCATATCTCCAACGGATTAACTTGTCAGTTGCTGTTATCTAATTGCTCGAATCAGAGTTGATACAGTGGCCGAAATTGAGCTGAATGGATTGCTGCTGGGCGCCACTAATAACATGTTCATCCGTTACAAGTACAACATCAAAGATTCCCTCAAGGTACTAGAGACACATCAATGATCTAATCCTAGTTAGTCTCGGCCATCGCCACTTCTAGTGTACTATTTATATTAAAGAGTGACTGGTATCGAATTATGCGATTCATTTTATCGGCTCGTATTATATAGACTGACGGTTCCAACGAGCTCCTAATAAGATTCAAGTCGCCCGTTAAGTACGCTCGGGATCGATACGACGAACAAGCAGTCGACTACCCGGTTCTGCCGACGTGCCTCGATCCCGCCTATCAGGGGGAGTGTCACGCTAATCACATCAGGTTCCCTTCTCTCTATAAACACactctctctcccatttgtTTCCATTATTAAATCCTGTTCCCGGAATACGTTTTCATAtgctttatatatatagagtgCCTCCTTTGCATACGTATACATAAAGTGATGAAATCATCAAGTTAAATCcattaacttaattttaaaCGTTTTACACTTTTAGGAAGATGCAATCGTCTTTCAGTTGGGATTGGGGACCGGCCTTTCCCACTGTCGGATTATGgtattaaattctttttttaaatttgcgcATTTGTAATTTGTGCATTTGCCTAATTCTAATTTCAGGCATCCAGTCAAGCTGGAAGCTTACAACACCGTTTCTATTCGCGACTGGTGGGTGGGATTCGAGCGGGATGAAATCCAGCAACTATGGAAAGTCGACATGAAAATCCATTGCGAGACACCCGATTCTGGTATCGATCACGCCGGAACTTTCACCGTCACCATCACCGACCAGCAACAAGTTGTCCAAACTTTGAAGCAAGAAACTGTTTTGACAGGCGATGGCAACCGTCAAGTCTCCACCCCCGTCATTTCGTTTGTCGTTCCCTTCTCCCAGGTAACTGCCAGTCCTTCCTTATTTACAGGAAAAGTTCGTACGACACATTCACGAGCAGGACGTGATAACTTGGTTTAAATTGCGTCCTCCCCCTAACCTGTCTGGCCCCGTTGAATAGATTAAACCCTGGATGCCGAACGGATGGGGCGAGCAGAAACTTTACGatatgaaaattgaatatcAAGAAACCGGTTCCGCCGAACCTCCCGTCGTTCTCGACGAGAAAATTGGCTTCCGTACCGTCGAGTTGATCGAAGATGATCTGCCAAGTATTTAGTAGTGTACCCTTTGGCTTGTCGTGGATCCCTCTCTGAGATTCTTATTTGTAATTATAGCCGGGAGGACCTACTACTTCCGGGTGAATGGAGAGCCCGTATTTCTCAAAGGCTCCAACTGGATCCCGTCAGCCGTTCTACCCGAACTGATAACGGAGCAATATCTGCGTGAATTGCTGACAGCTTCCAAGGATGCCCATATGAACGCCATGAGGATCTGGGGTGGCGGAATTTACGAGTTCCCTGAATTCTACCGGGTATTGTCATTTATAAAAATGGATGTGACACTCGATCCACTTTAACTGTtacatctttctttttattattcttctcGTGTTTTGAGCAGATTGCCGATGAACTGggaattttaatttggcaTGACATGATGTACGCCTGCTCCATGTATCCAGCCAATGAGCAATTCCTGGAAACGGTATCGGTCGAGATCCGCCAGCAAGTTAGACGCCTATCGCATCATCCTTCGGTGCTTATCTGGGCTGGTAATAACGAAAACGAAGCCGCCCTGCGACAAAACTGGTAATATGCCCTGGGCAGCTTATGTTGACTATAATAGAGTTGGCACTAATTCCATCTGGCTTCAAAGGTATGGCACAGAGAGCAAATTTGATACCTACAAAGCCGATTACATCAAGCTTTACGTCGACACAATCAAAAGGATCGTCAATGAAGAAGATCCTTCACGTCCATTCACCGTTTCATCGCCATCCAACGGCAAGAAAAGTGAAGAGGAAGGCTACGTCTCTCTTAATCCAGGCAGCCCAGAATACGGAGATGGTTggttgattatttatttaatttgactTGAtaacgaattttgttttgatgtaGTGCATTACTACAATTATTTTGCCGACATGTGGAACTGGGAAACGTACCCAAAACCAAGAATGGCGACCGAATACGGTTTCCAGGCATTGCCATCTGTCCACGCCTGGACTACAGCCGCAAATCCAATTGGTGAaatgataatatttttttattagcaatTTAGATCTTCATTGAATTTACTTTCGTTTCCATAGGAATGGACGAAGACTGGCATTACGATGGTGAACTTTTATTCACTAGACAACATCACCCTGGAGGTAACAACGAGCTGGTGCTGCAAGTAGAAGGTCAATTAGGAAAGGCCCGAGAAACCACACCGGAGCAACGTTTCCTGGACATGATCTATCTGACGCAAATGCATCAAGCGGAAGCCATCAAGATCGAATCAGAACATTACAGACGATTGCAATACCTGGACTTTGACGGACTTGGGCATTGCATGGGATCGCTCTATTGGCAATTACAGGACATCTGGCAAGGCCCTTCCTGGGCTTCAATCGGTAAAATGTTGTCTATAAAATTCTTGGAAACGTTGACGTAATTAATTAATGTGCAGAATATGGCGGACGTTGGAAGCCGCTTCATCATTTCGCCACCAAGTTTTTTGCTCCGCTCTCTTTCATGTTGTGGGTGCGCGATGGAAATGTCGCCGTTTATCCGCATGACTACCGCAGCGGAGCAGACATGGTGCCGGGAATCCTGTTAATCAAACTTCAATCATGGTCGCAAATCAATCCAATCGTCACCGAAAGGATTCCCAACGTAATTCGATCGATAAGAAAAACCAATCAGTAAAATCAGACATTGTCGacgttttatttctcttggaTTGGATTTAGGTCAACGGAAATTCGACAATCGAGTGGCAGAAACCGCTGGATTCTTGGTTGTCTGATAACGGATGCAGCAGACAGACTTGTTTCCTAACAGCCACTTATCAAGATCCTGAAACAGGCCGGCAATTGGCTCCTGATAGTTATTTGTATCCCAGCAATTTTACAGCCGTTACTAATTTGGCCAAAGCCAACGTCCaggtaatttaattaaattctttcccgctttcaattgaattgatttgaatttttgaattcaaaaaggTGACAAGTGTCGGCCAAGTTTACGAAAGCAGCCAGTCATCGTGGACGATTGACGTGGAATTATCGACCGACAAGCCGGCCGCTTTCGTCTGGCTGGACACGACCACTGATCGCAAAGGCCGATTCTCTGACAATGCGTTCCTGATGTCAACTGCCACTAAAACCGTTTCGTTCTGGTCATCGGATCCTATTACCGACTCGACTGAATTTTCAAACCAACTGCGAGTCGCCCACCTCGCAGAAATCATCCGCTAGCGTAAGTAAATAACGTCAGCAATTCCATCAACTTGAAATTATTtcccaaagaaataaaaatcgagGGAGGGTGTAACTATAGTCGTAAAAATTGATTCGGCTTTTTATTCGTGTGCATTTCAGGATCCATCTCGGCGATGTGTATAGTTCCTTCCACGTGCCATACTTGGATGTGTACTGAAGTTTATCCTGCTAGTAGTCACACATACACAGTGTATAGTATACCTGATTGATCGACGATTCGAAATCCTTTTATCCTTAGTCGTCGGTGTTGGTTTTGTGAAGACTCCGCAAGTTCTGATCGTAAATCTTATGAGAGGGCGTCAAGGATGGGAGGAGAGCTACTGCGCCGCAGACCCAATAAAAAGAGGATAGTTGTGTTATCATGAAAGGCGAACGAGAGGTTCGATGCCCGCAGGAGTTTCTCGTCATCAAAACGACACGTACACGCGTCCAATCAATTGGTgggtgtgtgttgttgaaggtttggctgatttatttttctgcctTCATCGATTGAGTCAGCATCTCAAACCAATCGGATGGGAGTTTCACTTCCTCGTCGCTAAATCATTCCAAGCAGGAGCTAGTAGCCTCTGGGAATTACGACTGGGAAATCAactaaaatgtttcttttatttattttgttaactCGAGTCTCCTGTTACCATGGCGAAAATTTCAGCGAACGGcaatttgccaaaaaaaaaagctttttactaatatttattttataataggATAGCGCTATTTATCTAATTGATGGACTGTTCCTCCCCGGGAGACTCGGCCAGCATATCGTCCATGTATGAATATCCCAGCGAAATTATTGCTAACAGTGAACGGCTCCAGAGTCattaaaataggaaatgaaaaatagataaaagCAAATATTCTGGAACAGCGCGACGACGAACGATCACCAAGACGTGAAAATAAATTGACCACGACATTTTTGTTGGCGCCAAAAATTTGCTCGCAATGGAAGATCCATGACGTAAtgggtaaaaaataataaaacggtCGTAAATCACACCAAGTCACGATAATACGGCCGGgctagtaaaaaaataatcttctcaaagagacaaaaaaggaacgtcgggaataataaaaataacagcgAACAAACGGATTGCAAACGGAAAACGTCACTGTTTCACAATTAATAGCTTTGCTAGTGAAAGGAGAAAGAATATAAAGTCGATCGCTTCGTTACGATGCACAGACGGTCGTGTAATAAGTTGGAATATATAGCCTCTGAACTGGGCGTCCTGgg containing:
- the LOC124197962 gene encoding beta-mannosidase-like, producing the protein MMRRQQLTFPTLVLLVLINNSLGYEIDLSTANGYVWSAALPNKSIAVPGRVPGSIYTDLDEAKIFSGGPLLFRFNDLDYRWVSYEDWDYSLTFNVTANVASYSAVDLVFYGVDTVAEIELNGLLLGATNNMFIRYKYNIKDSLKTDGSNELLIRFKSPVKYARDRYDEQAVDYPVLPTCLDPAYQGECHANHIRKMQSSFSWDWGPAFPTVGLWHPVKLEAYNTVSIRDWWVGFERDEIQQLWKVDMKIHCETPDSGIDHAGTFTVTITDQQQVVQTLKQETVLTGDGNRQVSTPVISFVVPFSQIKPWMPNGWGEQKLYDMKIEYQETGSAEPPVVLDEKIGFRTVELIEDDLPTGRTYYFRVNGEPVFLKGSNWIPSAVLPELITEQYLRELLTASKDAHMNAMRIWGGGIYEFPEFYRIADELGILIWHDMMYACSMYPANEQFLETVSVEIRQQVRRLSHHPSVLIWAGNNENEAALRQNWYGTESKFDTYKADYIKLYVDTIKRIVNEEDPSRPFTVSSPSNGKKSEEEGYVSLNPGSPEYGDVHYYNYFADMWNWETYPKPRMATEYGFQALPSVHAWTTAANPIGMDEDWHYDGELLFTRQHHPGGNNELVLQVEGQLGKARETTPEQRFLDMIYLTQMHQAEAIKIESEHYRRLQYLDFDGLGHCMGSLYWQLQDIWQGPSWASIEYGGRWKPLHHFATKFFAPLSFMLWVRDGNVAVYPHDYRSGADMVPGILLIKLQSWSQINPIVTERIPNVNGNSTIEWQKPLDSWLSDNGCSRQTCFLTATYQDPETGRQLAPDSYLYPSNFTAVTNLAKANVQVTSVGQVYESSQSSWTIDVELSTDKPAAFVWLDTTTDRKGRFSDNAFLMSTATKTVSFWSSDPITDSTEFSNQLRVAHLAEIIR